GACGCCTCCAGACCGAAACCCCCATGCTCCCTGCAGTTCTGTCCCTGTTCCTGGGCCCCGATCtcagggctctctctctctgtcatatCTCCTCTTGAACGGGCCCCCAGATCCCGTCAGCTCTACCCATGGCAGCTGCCTGCAGCTGCCCCGACCTCTTCCCGTGGCCTCTGCCATTGCACGCCCTGACCCAGAGAGGCACACATGCCAGGAGCACTCAGCGGGCACAAGTGCTTTTATTGTTTCTGTCTGGAAGAGGAAGCCTGGGCAGTAGCAGATGGCAGAGCAGACCCGGGCTGCAGGACTGCAGGAGGCAGGGGGGCCGGAGGCCAGAGAGTCCCGACTGTGAAGACCCGTCCAGTGGTGGGAGCTGCGGCGGGTAAGGGGGGGATGCCCCTGTCTGCACAGACTGCCAGCCTCACCGGTGCCGCTTTCGGATACACTGCAGCTCCTGGTAGATGGTGCCAAAGCTGGGCCGCTGCCCAGGCTCGTAGGCCCAGCACTGCTCCATCAGCCTGAACACAGCATCGGGGCACAGCTCTGGGCAGGGCAGGCGGCCCCCTGTGGGGGCAGCACAGCACACTGGGCATGAGGGGGAAGCTGGTATTCAGGAGCTGGCCTTCTGCACCAAGGGCCCCAAGGATACAGAGGCCTGGTTCTAGCCTCAACCCACCACGAGCTAGCTGTGACCCCCTGCAAGCCTCAGTCTTCCCATCTGTGCAAGGGACGCAGTAACCCTGGTCCTGTGCGCCACTACATAGCTGGCCTGGCACATAGCGGGTGCTGACTCAACAGCAGCTTTGGGATAAGGGGACCGGGACGGGCTCGGCAGGACCACTGGGCGGAAGGCTTGGCTCTGCAGGCGGCTGTCCTGCCTTACCCTTTTCCACAAACTCGCGAGTCTGCTGGTTGCTGAGGTTGGGGTAGGGGGGCGCCCCCAGGCTGAAGGTCTCCCAGAGCAGGATGCCAAAGCTCCACACGTCACTCTCGGAGGAGTAGCGGCCTGCGGGGGAGCGGGGCAGCATGAGGGCCCGTCCATGGGGACTACGCCCCGGGCCACGCGGGCTGGGCCGAGGTGGGTGGCGCGCTGGTCCCGCAGCCATGACACGACGGGCCGGTACCGTAGTTGAGAGCCTCAGGGGCCGTCCACTTCACGGGGACCTGTCTGAGGCCCCCCGAGGCTGCGTAGATCCCGTCGGCTTCCTCCCGGGACATCCCAAAGTCGCTGATCTTCAGGACATTCTTTTCCGTCACCAGGCAGTTCCGGGCGGCCAGGtccctggtggggggggggaccTTTCAGCTGTGGCCACAACCCACCAGCCACCTGCCCACCTGGGGCACCTGGCCCAGGGTCCTGGTTATGCGGGAGAGGCAGACTGCACCGGGAGGAGGGCAGGAGAAGTTAGAGGAGCCCATGGCGACAGTGCCGCCTGACTGCGGGTGATGCCCGGCCCGCCGCCCTGGGGCACACACCGGTGGATGCAGCACTTGCTCTCCAGGTACTCCATGCCGGCGGCCGCGTCCCCCACCATCTGCAGCAGCGTCTTCACCCGCAGGCGGGCCCCCTCGGTCCGCAGGAAGGTCAGGAAGTCCCCGCCTGGGGACGGGGAGCCCCGCTGAGCCTCCAGCAGGGCCCACCTGGCCGagctgccctccctgccctcccccggATCCAGGCCCCGAGCGCACCCTGCACCAGCTCCATGACGATGTAGATGGGCTGCTTCTGGGTGCAGACGCCAATGAGACGCACGATGTTGGGGTGGCTGTACTGCTTCAGGATCCTGCAGGGCCCTGTGGTTTAGGCTCGGGGGCCAGGCTGGCCTCCCAGCCCAGGGCCTACACCTCAGACCCCCAGCCCCGGGCGTGCACCTTAacaccacccccagccccaggcgtGTACCTCAGACCACCAGCCCCAGGCCTGCACCTTAGCTCCAGTCCCCCAGCCCCGGGCCTGCACCTTAGCTCCACTCCCCCAGCCCCGGGCCTGCACCTTAGCTCCACTCCCCCAGCCCCGGGCCTGCACCTTAGCTCCACTCCCCCAGCCCCGGGCCTGCACCTTAGCTCCACTCCCCCAGCCCCGGGCCTGCACCTTAGCCTCCCAGCTCTGGGCATGTACGTTAGCAccgcccctccccagccccatgcCTGCACCTCAGACCCCTAGCCCCGGGCCTGCACCTTAGCCCCCTAGCCCCGGGCCTGCACCTTAGACCCCCAGCCCCGGGCCTGCACCTTAGCCCCCCGGTACTGAGGCCTGTATCTTAGCCCTCCCAGCCTCAGGAACCCCCAGGACCCTGCTAGAAGATGGGCAAAGAGGCCAGCTTGATCACCGAGGCCAGCGGTCTTGGACTTGTGACCTTAGGGGGCCACTGGCCTCTCCAAGCCTCCCCTCTGCAAGGCAGGTGCTACCCGAATAGGGGGTGGCGAGGATGCTACGAGGCTGCAGAAGTGTGCAATGTGCAGGGAGAGCCCTTCCTGCGCCGGACCTAGGGGGGTGATTGTTGCAGCACCCACCTCGCTTCCTGGAGAAACTTGGCCTTGAGGTCAGGAGGGAGCGTCTCGCGACAGGACTTCACAGCCACCAGGGTGTTATCAGCTCGGAGGCGTCCGCTGAACACTTCACCAAAGTTTCCCTGAAATGGTCTGCAGCTCCCACCATGggccccccccacccaccctcctccccctGCCCAGGGGATGCCTGCCTTGCCCCCATCCCCTCTCTATTCTGTCCCCTGCACTCAAAGCCCATCAGTTCTGGCTCTCGGCAAGTTCACACCCGACCTGTGGACCTCAGCATGGGAAGGTCCACAGAGAACGGCACCCCGACTCCCCTCGTTTGCTGACACGGAACATCCAAAAAGGACATTTGCCTGGGCGTGAAAAGCATTCGGGTTTCTGGGTGAACGCGTCCTGTCACAAGGACGTTTTCTACAGCACACATTACAGGGCGTGTCTCCCTGCACACACGCTCACACCCGTGGGGCCAGGGGCCGCCCTCCTGGACATTTCAGGCTGTGGCCACAGCTGGGCCACCAGGGAACAGGCTGGGAGGCCAGGCGGCCCGGGAGGAGGGGATGTGCCGGTGGCCGCAGGCTGCGGGCCAGGCCGGGGTGCACTCACCCGTCCGATCTGCTCCCCCAACACCAGGTCTTCGTGGTTCAGGGCCCACTTGTCCTGGGGCAGAGGCAGAGCAGGGGAGTCAGAAGtcgaggaggggaggggaggggagctgggccctgcccGGGGCTGAGTCTCCCCCCACCAGTGCTCAGTTGATGGATCTACGGAACGGAGCACATCAGGGGTGCAAACGAGAGCCCCCTAACCGTGTGAGGGTCAGCCCGCACTGCGGCCCACGGCGGGGGCGCGGCCCGGGCATCCCTGCTCCTGTGAGGTGAGGGTGGCCTCTCCAGCCCTGGACCAGAGGCCTGGCGCCGCCCCCTGGGCCCCGCCTGGGTGGGTGTGGGCTCACCTTGGGCACAGCGCGGCTGAGGACGATGCCGCTCTTCTTGGTGAGGGGCTGCTGTGAGCGCAGCAGGTGGTCGATGAGCAAGGGGACCGTGGGGAAGCCGTCCCCCTCTAGCCGGTACAGGTTCTGTGGGCCAGGGGACCGGGGTCAACAGcctgggagaggagaggaggtaCACAGGGGGAGAAGGGGCTGCCCGGGAGCAGGGACACCTGCGGAAAAGGCCCCCCAGACACTCTGATGTGCACGGAGGGGACACGTGCGCAGGCCTAGGGATCGCGGGGCGGGGTGGCCCTGTCCGACTCTGTGGGGAAGGCAGGCATGGCGGCCTGGGCAGGGCCCACTCACGTCCACGGACTGGATGATGAAGTGCCGGGGCTGGCCGTCCCATAGCACCGACAGCACGTACTCCTGTTTGCCCTGGCTCTCCCGCACCAGGAAGTCTCCAGACTGAGTCAGCAGCTCAGCCACCTCCGTGCGGGGCACGGCCCCGTGGTACCACAGCTGCTCATGAAGGGGCTTCTGCACCTCAGGGACAAGCTGCAGCGGAGGGGGCAGCTGGGAGGGCATGGGGAGGAGCGAGGAAGGGTCACTCAGCCAGCTCGTGGTGGGAGGCCCCTGGGCCAGCCGGGGTCAGTCTGTCTGTCCCTCATGTGTCCCTCCGTAGGGTCCTCCGTGGGCCCCCAGGGAGTGGGAGGAACTGCCCAGGTTCACTGAGGCAGGGCTGGCATGGAAGCCCAGACTGGCTGAGCCCAGAGCAAGCTGGTGCCTGTCCGCCAGGACACACTGTCCCACAACCGCAGAGAGGACGGGACATAGGCAAGGCTGCCCTTTTGCACAtgtgggtggtggggagggaggggctgcGGGGCGGCAGGACCTGGCATTCCAGGGAAGAGAGGGATTCCCCAGGAAAAGCCAGAGCCCCCTCTCCAAGGGCATCCCAGTGTCCAGACCCAACCCCAGGGGCCACCTCGGATGTTTCTGTACTGGCTGTgccctggggcaggggcaggggcgaGGGCCCAGGCCAGGCTCCACTCACCGAGAACTTGGGGCGGAAGATTCCCGAGATGTGGCTCTTGAGGATTTCCAGGGTGGGTGTCCTTCCCCCCTCTCGCTCCTGCTCCTGAGGCCAGGGACAGACGTCAGCGGGTAGCCGggcttggggagggggagggcgaAAATGAGGAGCACTGCTGGGTGGGCGGGCAGGGCAGGCGGGGGCAGGGGCGGGCGGGGCGCTCACCGAGGAGGACGTGGAGTGGCGGTCATCCTGCAGGAGCAGCACGGGCGGGGGCTCCCCGGGGCCCAGCTGCTCCAGCTTGGCCTGCAGCAGCTCCTGCTGCGCTTGCAGCTTGGCCTGGCTGCACAGCGCCCCCTGCAGGTCCTGCACTGCTTCGTGCAGTGCCTGTTTCTTGCCCAGTAGCTGCACCCtgcaggcagggggcaggggagagggggcagggggaagggggGTGAGAGAGAGGGAAACGACATGCGGCCGGGGGCCTGCAGGGGGGCGAAACATGGGGGGCAACGACCACCCAGCTGGGCTGCTCACCGCTCCCGGGGGTGGGTGTTCTGCTCCTCACTCCGGAGCTCGCACTGCAGGTGAGTGACCGCCTCCTGCCGGCTGACCACCAACTCGGTGGCCACAGCCAGCTCATCTGTCACTGCGGTCAACCTGTGCCCGGGGACAGGGCAGCGTTACACCCAGGCCCCCAGATGCCTCCCTGCAGGGCCAAGTAAGTGCCGGTGGCTCGCCGGGGGTGATGTCCACCCTGTCCCCGTGCCCCAGCACCCTCACGTGTGCTGCACGCTCTCCACCGTCAGCTCATTCAGCTGCAGCTCCCCGGGCTCCAGCGGCTCCCCCTCCTCAAGCAGAGACTCGTCAAAGGTGACGCAGGGCGGGATGTCGGGCGTGGACCTGTGCGGGGCCAGCGCCCAGTCACCAAACAGGCCGGCCGGCGTGGGGCCCGGCGGCGGGAGCACGCCTTACCCGTACTGGCGCAGGAAGCCATGGTACTCGGCCTCGGGCTGAATGCGGGCCACGGCTGCAGCCATGTCCCGGTGGATAGCCACCACCTCGTCCTGCACCAGGCTGCTGATTTCCAGGTACTCCTGCAGGATCTCCTTCCTGCCCCCACAGGACCCGGTCAGGAGGGCACCCGAGGCCCACAGTCCAGGGTCTGGATGTGGCCCTGGATTAGCCTGCACCCTTTCCGTTCACGGCCGATGGTTCGGACCCTCGCTGAGCCTCAGTGCATTCTCACATCCCCTTGGTACGGTAAGAATCTTGACCTTGCAGGGTCACAGTGAGGCTCAAATGGGACCAGAGGGCCGTGCTCGGCCAGCGGGAGCCACCCCCGTCCCTGCGCGGGCAGCAGGCCTTGCAGCTGGGGCCTGGGCCGCAGGGAAACGCGGCAGCTGTGGGAGCACCACTGCCCCCACATCCCACCTCCCCGCCCCAGGTTCAGGGACCCGTCGCCTGCTGGGTAGCCTGCGGGACCTTCCTCGGGCGTCTGCACCCTCCCAGCGGGAGGTCTCCCTTCCTAGACCTGTCTCTTCACGGAAGGCGACGGCTTTGCCGCCTTTTCGCTGCTCGGCCCGATCCCTGGAGCACTGCTTGACGTCTCCCCCACGCCTGCTTCTAACCCGTAAGGAAACCCTGAGGCTCCCACTGCACCAGAGATCCGGGATCTGCGCACTGCTTGCCAGCGGCACCGCCGGCCCAGCCTGCATGATGGCAGTGGCCCCCGCCTGGCAACACAGCAGCCAGGGCTAGCTGGTTAAAGCAGACGCCAGGTCCCACCGCTCTCCCCAAATCCACGTCCTCGCAGCGGCCTATTCCCCAGCACCCCAGCCCCCTCTTTTGCAATGGCCTCTTCCCAGATGGCCCCACGGTGCGCCCGTGGCCTCTTCTCAGAGGCTTTCCCCGACCTCTCCACTTCAACTCACTTCCTTCTCCTCCACAGCGCAAGTCCCCTCCTGCATGCTTGCGAGTTTACCTACTGGCTTTACTTCCCTTTTTTACAGACCCCTGAGGATGGACCCTTTCTGTGCCAACCTTGTTCTCTGCTGTACCCCGAGCCTAGAACAGTGCTGATCCGAGAAGCCATGAGGGCCCCAGCCCAGCTCCTGTTCCCATGTGGTTTTCTGGGCATGGTggtgggtgctggggtggggtggggggtgctcaCAGGATGCAGGCCATCTCCTGGTGCAGGTCCTGCAGTGAGTGCAGCAGGCCGGGCAGCATGAgctggtggtggtgctggtggtggagCTGCGCGGCCCGCACGCCCAGCACGTAGCGGTTGTGGTGGGCGAAGAGTTTCCACAGACTGCGCACGTACTTGTCTTTGGCCTTGTCACGGTCCTTttctgcggggggtgggggtgcggtgggggtgggtggcagcACACGGGCCTGGCAGCCCCTGCTCCCCGGGCACCCACGGCCAAGTCGGGACCGGCCTGGAGGTTCGAGGCCGGTGAGGGCAGCCACAAACCTTTGCTGGTCTCCTGGTACTTGCGCCTGGCCTGGGTGCTGTCCCGTGCCAGGGCTCGGTACTGGCTCTTCAGCTTCTCAACGTCCTGGCTGTGGATCTGGAGAGAGGGGTGGCCAGTGTGGGGCGGCGGGCCCCCCGGGCACGGGAGACCACAGTGCAGTCCTGTAGAACCAGCGAGCCTCGGGGctgcggtggggggtggggccgGGCCATGCCAGCCCCTTCCTATCCTGGGGACAGGAAGGGCCAGCTTCGGGGCTCACCTCCGTAAAGGCTCTGCATTTGGCTTAAGGCCTACTGTTGCTGACTCAGAATTCGTAAATTTTTAACGAGGGGTCCTGCAATTTCTTTTTGCATTGGGTCCTGCAAATTATGTTCCTGGTGGGCAGAACAGCAGATGGCGGTCTAAAACCACTTTCCACCCCAATGCTGTTCGTGCAGTGGGGTGCTCTAGGCAAGCTTCACCCCTCTCCTCTGAATCTCAGTCTAGCCTCCCTGTCTGTACCTGGATGGGCATAAAGACTAGATCACACAGTACACAGTCTAGGCCACACGGCCTCTGTGGCAGCTATTCAACTCTATCGTTGTGGGTCCGAGTGGTGAAAGGAAATACACAAGCAGATGAATGCAGCATTTGTGTGTATTCTGCACAAGGAAGCAGACAGACCCTGGACTAAACGATCGGGGAGAAAGGAGTGAGACCAGGTGGCCACCAGGGGCTGCTGTGGCTCTGCACTGGGGAAAGGCCAGTGGAGAGGCCTGGTCAACACACTAaacgggggggcgggggggactGAAGCACCCCCGTAAATAGCCAGCTCCAAATCACACAGCCTCTAGATCAGGGAGCTGGGTGGGATTCAAACCTAGGGGGCCGCCTTCGCAGCTTGAGTCCCTGACCACTGCATCGGGGGCCACACACCCAGCGAGATCTCAGCGGTCACTGGGAGAAGACAGGAACAGAGATGCTGGAGGGTAGGGAAACAGCTGCTTGGACTCCACCTTCCCCTCGCTCACCCCAGCGAGAAGATGGAGTGTGTGGGAGGAAGCCCGGCAAAGATTGTGAGTTCCTTCTGGAACTGGTCACGTGTCCTACCGCCCCTGCCCAGTCACCCAGGAAAGTGCCCAGAAGATGCAGGGAGAAGCCCAGGACAGGCCAgcccgggggtggggtgggggcaggaagctgcagcagggcagggcagggccgggCCAGGCCTGCGGTCAGAGACTTCCACTTCCCCAGTGACTGTAGGGCTCTGGCACCAAAGCAGCCCTTTCAGGCTGGAGAAGAGCAGATAGGAGCAGGCAAAGGCCGCGGCGCAGCCCACCCACCTTGGTGAGCTcctgctgcagctgctgccatTGCTCGCTGTAGGTCTTGCGCAGCTGCTGCCGCTCCCGAATCAGCACGCTCAGCTTGCTCAGAGGCCCCGAGTTCAGATCCTCTGCGTGCTGCCTCAGCAGCCGGCTCAGGCCTTCTGTCTGGCTGGTGATCTCCGCCCAGGACTGCAGCCCAGGACGGGCAGGTGGGATGCCGGGTGAGAGGCCACAGCTGCCATGTCTGGGTCTGCGGGTCTCCAGTTCCCACCCCTTCCCAGGGCAGACAGGTGTGCCCAGCAGCCACAGGGGCCCCCAATGAAAGGTGGGATGGGACGGTGGCCCAGAGCACCCACCTGGCTGATGGGGCTGTCGGGACTACTGCCCCGGCCCTGGCCCCCGCCGTCCTGCAGGGACATGTGATGCAGCAGCCCCGCATACTCCCGGTCACTCTTGACCCGCTGGGCCATCCACTTCCTCATACCCTCCAGCAGCCGAAGCTCGGCCTCCTGCAGCCGCTGCACTGCCCCGTGGCCCTGAGGGCTGCACAGCTCCGAAGAGAAGCCCATGATGGCGTCCTGGGGACGGAGGAGATAGAGGGGCTGGCAGGGAAGCTGGGGGTTGCCAGGCCAGGAAGCTCTGCAGGAGGCCGGAGGGGCACCCTGCCCTGCTGGGAGGCATCCCTGTGTACAGAACCCAGGCCTGGCCAGGGGCTGACCCAGGGGGCCTCCTGCATCCAAGGCCAAGTACGGGTGCTAAGGGGTCCTGTTCCTGGCCGGTAACAGGAACCGGCAGAAGCCCTCCTCCCCGGAGCCCTGCGCCCACCAGCGACTCCCCGTGAAGGGCCCTGCCCTGCCTGTCACCGCAGCCCCGCCCTTCCGCGCCCCCTACCCCTGCCACGCCCCCGgcgcccctgcccccagcccccccgCGACCCCGCGCGCCCCGGCCCCCTGCGCTCCTGCCTACCCCTGGCTCCTGCCCCCCGACCCCCGCGACCCGGCCCCTGTCCCTGGCCCCTGCGCCCCGCGACCCCACCTACCCCGTCCCCTGCCTCCCGCCGCCCTGCGTCCCCGGGCCCCCGGCCGCCTCCCGGGCCGCGGCGTCGGAGTTACCCGCGCGGGCAGCTGCTCCTGGGGCCGCCGTGGACCGACTCGGCCCGCGCGACCCCTTCAGTTCCTGATTCGGCGCTTCCTCCTCCGCGGTGTCCAGGCCCCGGGGCGGGCCCGGGGGGCAGGGGCGGGCGCTGCCGGGAGGCCGCGGGCCGCGGAAACGGAAGGGAGGAGGGGGCCGGGAAAGAATGGCCGTGCTGGAGGGCCGCCGGCACCCCCCGGCCCGGCCGCCGCCCGGGGACAGGGCAGGCTCCCCAGGAGTGCGGTCGCGGGGGCCTGGGCCAGGGCGGGGACCCCACGCGTCCGGAGGGGAAGCCGGGCCCCCCGCACCACGGGTTCCCTAAGGGGAGCCCGGCGCCGCCTGCACCTGCGGAACGTGCCCAGCGCACACCAGGCCCCGCCGCTTCCCGCCCGCCCCCCGCCGCCCCCCGGCAGGGGCTTCCCGGGAAACCCGCGGGCCGCCGGGAAGCGGGGAGAGGTGCTTCGGGCAGGCCTGCGGCACCCCGAGACTGTGGGGGCTCCCAGCGCTCAGCTCAGCCAGCAGGGGGccaggggcggggggtgggggcggagcTCACTCCGGAGCGGGGTGCTCATGCCCCGCCCGCAGCGTCCCCACACCCCCGGCCTCCTGATTCGGACCCAGGCTGGGGGGCACCGGCCTCcctctcctcacccccacccgcCCCGAGGCTGCTGGGGTCCTGGGAAGCCGTCTCACACGTCGGAGGCCAGGCCTGGTTTGCATAGTCTGCACATTTAATCACTTTAAAACTTCTAACATTATCTCGTGTCCATTAAATAGAACCAACAATGCTGGGCTTGtttaaattacaagaaaaaaaaaaacccactgtgCACCAACCCAGTATCTTACAAAACCAGCCGGGCTGGCCACGAGGCGTGGGGGAGGAGGGGCACCTGGGCAGGTGGCTGGGTGCCAGGAGGGGCtggaggcaagaaagaaaaaggggctCCCTGATGGGAGGGGACTGATTGTCCTAATGGAGGGGTGCAGAAGGCACGTCAGAAGAGGGACACTTGGGGGGCCAGTACAGGCCAGTGCTTTCTCCGCCAGGGCACAGTGTCTGGGGGGGCTTGGTGCCACCGCCCACCCACCCCGGGCACCCGGAGAACCAGTGACCCGTGAGCCCTTGGCACAATCAGCCCCATTTCAAACCCCGATGACAGgctgccccccactcccccaccatGACCCTCCTTTCCTAGGGAGGCCGCAGGGCTGAGGGCCTGGGCAGCCAGGGGACAGCAGGGCAGACAGTAGGTGCTCCAGCCGCGACCCCCgttaaaaaatacaacaacaacaaaaaatcagctTCTAAAGTGAAATAATCACAGAGTGAAAATATATCCTCAAACAGCCCCTGAGATCCCCACAGGGGAAAGCAGCATCGGGTGGGAGGCGGGAGGGGCCGCCTGGCCTCCgtccctccccaccacccacccagGGGCCCCGGGGCCGGGGGTGACAGCCCAGGCAGCCCCGGGCTCAGAAAACAGGGACATGGGCCCTGGCAGGAGGAGTGAGTGGAGAGGGGAGGGGTTCATGGCATTACCAGGGCACTGCCTGGCAGCCTACACGGTGGAGGCACGAGGTGGGGCAGGCATAGGCACACCTACGCATCCTGGAAGCACCTGCTTTGCCTTGGTCCCTTCCTATGTCACCACTTCTGCCCGAGGCTTGGGGGGGACAGGGGACACAGGGTTGGGGATGTAAAAGCCCTTGGAGAGGTGGCTGCTTCCTTCAGATACCCCCAGGCCAGCCTCCCTGCTGCCTGCTGCCGGGATGGGGACCATTATTGCTTCAGAGGGACGAGGAAAGGGTAAGAGCTGCAGCCTGGGTCAGGAAGCCCGAGAGGAAGGGCTGCCCCTCTCCACTGCACCAGGAACTCGGGGTGGGAGGCCTGGACCCTGGAAAGCTGCCCTAAGGCTCCACTCCACTCTCCCCTTGGCAgcagtgctggggtggggggtgccgtCCCCTGTCCCCCACCGCAGGCAGCCAGGCAGGCCCGAAGGGAAGGCGGGAAGCAGTCTTGGCCCTGCCTGCCTCCCAGCTGGGATCCAAACCCAGTCgcaagattaaaaaaatactttggtGAATTAAAAAGTGCCCAAGGAAGGGGGTGGCTGGAGGGGCGGGCAGCAGCGCGTCAAAGGGCGCTCTGGTCTTTGATGAAGGCGGTCCTCTCGCCCCGGCCCTCGTCCGAGTCCGAGTCAGAGGGGCACTCCTCCTGCCAGGCCTCGGGGGGCAGCCCCTTGTAGGAGACGAGCCCGCGGTCCATAGTGTACACCTTCACACCCCGGAAACTGAAGCCCGAGCGCAGCTGCAGGACGAGGAAGACGGTGGCGAAGACCAGCACGATGAAGGCGCAGCTGAGGCCGGCCACCACCTCAGGCAGGTGGGAGGGCAGCAGGCCCATCCGCGGCCGCGGCTcagcctccccctgcccctgcgTGGGCTGCAGCTGCTGCGGCCGGGACTCGCGGCTGCTCTGGCTCTGCCGGGAGCACGTCTGCTCCACGGGGTCCAGCGCGGCGTGGCTGGGGCAGCTGAGGCAGTCCGTGGGCGCCGGGCCCCGGCACGTGGCACAGGAGGCATGGCAAGGGGCACACACGCTGGCCCGGATGGGCTCCACATCGTTCTCAGTGCTGTAGTGCGTACTGATGACCTGGGCGGCGGAGCCGGGCGGGCAGCGCTGGACGCAGCTCTTGTGGTGCAGGGAGAAGCCCTCCTCGCACACTGCCGGCGTGGGGGAGAGGGACGTGTGTGAGGCTGGCCAGCCACGGGGGCCACGGCGGCCACAGCCCGGGAGGTGCGGGCAGCCCAAGGGCCCTGTGCACACCCACCGGGTCTCTTTGGAGCCTGTGTCCTCACAGAGCTGGGTTCAGGACAGGCACCCCCGCCCTCAGAGCCTTGGgcaccccccagccccagcagcaCCCGCTACTGACCCACACAGGCCTGGCTGGACGTGAGGGTCTTGCAGCCACTGCTCTCGGGCGGCGGGGGCAGCCCGTCAGGGGCCGTGCCGTAGAGCACAAGCGTGAACCTGGTCAGCGTCCCTGTCCAGAGAGGGGTGGGAGGCGAGGGTTAGAGGGCCTGGGGCCACACCCAGCACCCCGGAGCCCAGGAGCTCCCCTTGCCCCCCACCTGGGGGCCCCCATACCATAGTTGTTGGCCTCACTGGTGTTTTCGATCTCTAGGACCCACTCGCCAGAGGGATCCTCATCCCAGGCGTGGGTGGTCATGAAAGCCCAGTCGTTGAACCCATCCGCGGAGTAGTCGTGCGGCCTGGGGCAGAGGTGACAGCTGTGAGGCCGGGGGGCACCCAGCCCACCACACGAGCCCCCGGCCCCAGGTAGCACCAGCCACAAACACCTGCTGGCATGGCCCTATTCCCCGGAAGGCCAGGTGTCCCCAGACAAGGAATGGTGGACATGTGAAGTGCTCCCCAAGGGAGACGCCACTCCTGGTATTAGGGGGCAGTGACCAGGGGTCCCTGCAAAATGGGACTGCTCTATAGGATAAGCTGTCCCTCTCAAAATGCCAAAGGTGCCCCCCACTGAGAGGTGTTCCAGTGAAAATTAGGGCTGTGAATGTGCaggggaatgaatgaataaatatgcaCCGAGAGGAGAAAGGGCTGGGGAGGACGGccggggaggagggctggggagggagggccGGGGAGGAGGGCCGGGGAGGGAGGGCCGGGGAGGAGGGCCGGGGAGGGAGGGCCGGGGAGGGAGGGCCGGGGAGGGAGGGCCGGGGAGAAGGGCAAGCACCTGGCAGCCAGCAGGGTGGAACGGGTGCCCATGGGGCTGACTAGGTGGATGGCCAGGTCTCCGCGGCGGTTGTAGGACAGGGTGAGCCGTGCCTGGGCATGTTCC
This genomic stretch from Tamandua tetradactyla isolate mTamTet1 chromosome 12, mTamTet1.pri, whole genome shotgun sequence harbors:
- the FES gene encoding tyrosine-protein kinase Fes/Fps isoform X2, with the translated sequence MGFSSELCSPQGHGAVQRLQEAELRLLEGMRKWMAQRVKSDREYAGLLHHMSLQDGGGQGRGSSPDSPISQSWAEITSQTEGLSRLLRQHAEDLNSGPLSKLSVLIRERQQLRKTYSEQWQQLQQELTKIHSQDVEKLKSQYRALARDSTQARRKYQETSKEKDRDKAKDKYVRSLWKLFAHHNRYVLGVRAAQLHHQHHHQLMLPGLLHSLQDLHQEMACILKEILQEYLEISSLVQDEVVAIHRDMAAAVARIQPEAEYHGFLRQYGSTPDIPPCVTFDESLLEEGEPLEPGELQLNELTVESVQHTLTAVTDELAVATELVVSRQEAVTHLQCELRSEEQNTHPRERVQLLGKKQALHEAVQDLQGALCSQAKLQAQQELLQAKLEQLGPGEPPPVLLLQDDRHSTSSSEREGGRTPTLEILKSHISGIFRPKFSLPPPLQLVPEVQKPLHEQLWYHGAVPRTEVAELLTQSGDFLVRESQGKQEYVLSVLWDGQPRHFIIQSVDNLYRLEGDGFPTVPLLIDHLLRSQQPLTKKSGIVLSRAVPKDKWALNHEDLVLGEQIGRGNFGEVFSGRLRADNTLVAVKSCRETLPPDLKAKFLQEARILKQYSHPNIVRLIGVCTQKQPIYIVMELVQGGDFLTFLRTEGARLRVKTLLQMVGDAAAGMEYLESKCCIHRDLAARNCLVTEKNVLKISDFGMSREEADGIYAASGGLRQVPVKWTAPEALNYGRYSSESDVWSFGILLWETFSLGAPPYPNLSNQQTREFVEKVCCAAPTGGRLPCPELCPDAVFRLMEQCWAYEPGQRPSFGTIYQELQCIRKRHR
- the FES gene encoding tyrosine-protein kinase Fes/Fps isoform X3, translated to MGFSSELCSPQGHGAVQRLQEAELRLLEGMRKWMAQRVKSDREYAGLLHHMSLQDGGGQGRGSSPDSPISQSWAEITSQTEGLSRLLRQHAEDLNSGPLSKLSVLIRERQQLRKTYSEQWQQLQQELTKIHSQDVEKLKSQYRALARDSTQARRKYQETSKEKDRDKAKDKYVRSLWKLFAHHNRYVLGVRAAQLHHQHHHQLMLPGLLHSLQDLHQEMACILKEILQEYLEISSLVQDEVVAIHRDMAAAVARIQPEAEYHGFLRQYGSTPDIPPCVTFDESLLEEGEPLEPGELQLNELTVESVQHTLTAVTDELAVATELVVSRQEAVTHLQCELRSEEQNTHPRERVQLLGKKQALHEAVQDLQGALCSQAKLQAQQELLQAKLEQLGPGEPPPVLLLQDDRHSTSSSEQEREGGRTPTLEILKSHISGIFRPKFSLPPPLQLVPEVQKPLHEQLWYHGAVPRTEVAELLTQSGDFLVRESQGKQEYVLSVLWDGQPRHFIIQSVDNLYRLEGDGFPTVPLLIDHLLRSQQPLTKKSGIVLSRAVPKDKWALNHEDLVLGEQIGRGNFGEVFSGRLRADNTLVAVKSCRETLPPDLKAKFLQEARILKQYSHPNIVRLIGVCTQKQPIYIVMELVQGGDFLTFLRTEGARLRVKTLLQMVGDAAAGMEYLESKCCIHRDLAARNCLVTEKNVLKISDFGMSREEADGIYAASGGLRQVPVKWTAPEALNYGRYSSESDVWSFGILLWETFSLGAPPYPNLSNQQTREFVEKGGRLPCPELCPDAVFRLMEQCWAYEPGQRPSFGTIYQELQCIRKRHR
- the FES gene encoding tyrosine-protein kinase Fes/Fps isoform X1; the encoded protein is MGFSSELCSPQGHGAVQRLQEAELRLLEGMRKWMAQRVKSDREYAGLLHHMSLQDGGGQGRGSSPDSPISQSWAEITSQTEGLSRLLRQHAEDLNSGPLSKLSVLIRERQQLRKTYSEQWQQLQQELTKIHSQDVEKLKSQYRALARDSTQARRKYQETSKEKDRDKAKDKYVRSLWKLFAHHNRYVLGVRAAQLHHQHHHQLMLPGLLHSLQDLHQEMACILKEILQEYLEISSLVQDEVVAIHRDMAAAVARIQPEAEYHGFLRQYGSTPDIPPCVTFDESLLEEGEPLEPGELQLNELTVESVQHTLTAVTDELAVATELVVSRQEAVTHLQCELRSEEQNTHPRERVQLLGKKQALHEAVQDLQGALCSQAKLQAQQELLQAKLEQLGPGEPPPVLLLQDDRHSTSSSEQEREGGRTPTLEILKSHISGIFRPKFSLPPPLQLVPEVQKPLHEQLWYHGAVPRTEVAELLTQSGDFLVRESQGKQEYVLSVLWDGQPRHFIIQSVDNLYRLEGDGFPTVPLLIDHLLRSQQPLTKKSGIVLSRAVPKDKWALNHEDLVLGEQIGRGNFGEVFSGRLRADNTLVAVKSCRETLPPDLKAKFLQEARILKQYSHPNIVRLIGVCTQKQPIYIVMELVQGGDFLTFLRTEGARLRVKTLLQMVGDAAAGMEYLESKCCIHRDLAARNCLVTEKNVLKISDFGMSREEADGIYAASGGLRQVPVKWTAPEALNYGRYSSESDVWSFGILLWETFSLGAPPYPNLSNQQTREFVEKVCCAAPTGGRLPCPELCPDAVFRLMEQCWAYEPGQRPSFGTIYQELQCIRKRHR